One genomic region from Acidimicrobiales bacterium encodes:
- a CDS encoding AMP-binding protein — protein MEVPLTVGDFLERAGFAYGDRVALVDEPGERGSFGRLTYAQLHRRARGMAAALDHMGIGPAERVAIVSPNSGRFLVSYFGVSGFGRVLVPVNFRLNTQEVGYIIDHSGSTVLLVDPELDDALADVNVKERIVLDGVQDRELFAELGDDAAGPNRWEPDERATCSINYTSGTTARPKGVQLTHRNCWLNAVTFGWHTTVTDRDVLLHTLPMFHCNGWGMPYAATGMGARHVVLRKVDGEEILARVESEGVTLMCGAPAVVAAVLDAAAARREQGRTVPGAGAVRIVVAGAPPPSKIIERVGDELGWEFIQIYGLTETSPLLTVNRAPLEWDALDPPERARRLSRAGLPAVGVKVRTDDEGEVLARSNHVFAGYWRQPKESEAVLGEGWFRTGDGGFMDGPHLAIEDRKKDVIISGGENVSSIEVEGHLYQHPAVAEVAVIGVPDQRWGETVKALVVARPGAAVDEAELIEFCRNGLAHFKCPTSVELRDSLPRTATGKLQKFKLRSPYWQDRERRIN, from the coding sequence ATGGAGGTACCGCTTACGGTCGGCGACTTCCTCGAACGGGCGGGCTTCGCCTACGGCGACCGGGTCGCCCTGGTCGACGAGCCCGGCGAGAGGGGCTCGTTCGGCCGGCTGACCTACGCCCAGCTGCACCGGCGGGCGCGAGGAATGGCCGCTGCCCTCGACCACATGGGCATCGGCCCAGCGGAGCGGGTGGCCATCGTGAGCCCCAACTCGGGACGGTTCCTGGTGTCGTACTTCGGCGTCAGCGGCTTCGGGCGGGTGCTCGTGCCGGTCAACTTCCGGTTGAACACCCAGGAGGTCGGCTACATCATCGACCACTCGGGGTCCACGGTCCTCCTGGTCGACCCCGAGCTGGACGACGCACTGGCCGACGTGAACGTCAAAGAGCGCATCGTGCTCGACGGAGTGCAGGACCGTGAGCTCTTCGCCGAGCTCGGCGACGACGCCGCCGGCCCGAACCGATGGGAGCCGGACGAGCGCGCCACCTGCAGCATCAACTACACCTCCGGCACCACGGCCCGACCGAAAGGTGTGCAGCTCACGCACCGCAACTGCTGGCTGAACGCGGTCACCTTCGGATGGCACACGACCGTCACCGACCGGGACGTGCTGCTCCACACGTTGCCGATGTTCCACTGCAACGGTTGGGGCATGCCCTACGCGGCGACCGGGATGGGCGCCCGTCACGTCGTCCTGCGCAAGGTCGACGGTGAGGAGATCCTCGCTCGGGTGGAGTCCGAGGGCGTGACCCTCATGTGTGGCGCTCCTGCCGTGGTGGCCGCCGTGCTGGACGCCGCAGCAGCTCGTCGGGAGCAGGGCCGCACGGTGCCGGGCGCAGGGGCGGTCCGAATCGTGGTCGCGGGCGCGCCGCCGCCGTCGAAGATCATCGAGCGCGTGGGCGACGAGCTCGGTTGGGAGTTCATCCAGATCTACGGCTTGACCGAGACCTCGCCGTTGCTCACCGTGAACCGTGCTCCGCTGGAGTGGGACGCCCTCGATCCGCCCGAGCGGGCGCGCCGGCTCAGCCGGGCGGGGCTCCCGGCGGTGGGTGTCAAGGTCCGCACCGACGACGAGGGCGAGGTGCTGGCGCGCTCCAACCACGTGTTCGCCGGCTACTGGCGGCAGCCCAAAGAGTCGGAGGCCGTCCTCGGAGAGGGGTGGTTCCGCACGGGCGACGGCGGCTTCATGGACGGTCCTCACCTCGCGATCGAGGACCGCAAGAAGGACGTGATCATCAGCGGAGGCGAGAACGTCTCCTCCATCGAGGTCGAGGGCCACCTGTACCAGCATCCGGCCGTGGCCGAGGTGGCGGTGATCGGGGTACCCGACCAGCGCTGGGGCGAGACGGTCAAGGCGCTGGTGGTCGCCCGGCCCGGTGCGGCGGTCGACGAGGCCGAGCTGATCGAGTTCTGTCGCAACGGCTTGGCGCATTTCAAGTGTCCGACATCGGTGGAGCTGCGGGACAGCCTGCCCCGCACGGCCACGGGCAAGCTGCAGAAGTTCAAGCTCCGCTCCCCCTACTGGCAGGACCGGGAACGCCGGATCAACTGA
- the mobF gene encoding MobF family relaxase: MIGAVVLSIAKVRPGGARYYLEAVAAGREDHRRPGQEPDGVWLGRASAALGLRGSVDAAELEAVLAGADPASGEVLNPAQDRVRVAGFDLTFAAPKSVSLCFALGEPAAADHVRLAHESAVAAAVGYLEREAITARRGSGDSRHSVAVDGVVGAAFLHRTSRAPDPHLHTHVLVANVVAGSDHRWSAFDARGLYAHARTAGILYQAHLRHELGRRLGLEWGALRSGMADVKGIDRSVVRAFSRRRQEIEARLADEGLSGPRAARVAQLATRSSKELDVSFEALVGGWRARAEDAGLGRHELAAAMTGTGRPEPTDGGIPTEAWMRTIIGPDGLTASASTFARRDVVRACCSLLPDGAEVARVEALADAVVGSDLVRRVPSRASRQMEEPRWTTPEVLAAERALVDSARRRGHDGVGVAEPAALESALSLRPQLPSAQSAAVRELLCSRAGVVVATGASWAGSTDALDAARDGWQASGLRVVASAPSAEQAADLEAVSGIETTPLADVLAQLAGPACPAPADVLVVHDAGRLGAATLGAVLDGADRAGAKVILLGELRQLRAVEAGAFRRLGEHLGSIDLDAPRAATTSERIVESGWVQVVDRGTDGGAVVVGSSAPAVRRRVVADWWADRQAGRETVMVASSRREIDTLNAAARAELIAASQLGESMPVGRREMAVGDRVLIGRGGRGAGVVTGTRATVTGVDVDRRMLDLRTDQGRTLSMSAATATAVELRHAYATSTRETRKVQPDRALVLGAGRTVRGAAGDDRRYVVDSIGRSGDRAGPERPAAPELVGSLGQLGRRLDDVERRLARAVAPDPTAALAGLDREQARTADRLAAARSARSDAAARLERLGTRRAWTGRGAAREEAQDLRTELSFREGEVRRWEGRGARLGDRRCELEADAASRSAGLLSRRSDLASREILVQATSHRQRALVRAAEVSPPAYLVAELGPRPSAPGERAAWRQAALAVESYRERWGVDDRHLAVGGRPTSPSQHLQRDAAQRQLERAQRQLRPELAIERSPEPASRGGPILEQAGLGRAS; encoded by the coding sequence GGTCAGACCGGGCGGCGCCCGCTACTACCTGGAAGCCGTCGCCGCCGGGAGAGAGGACCATCGCCGTCCCGGCCAGGAGCCTGACGGGGTCTGGTTGGGCCGGGCCTCTGCGGCGCTGGGCCTGCGGGGATCCGTCGACGCCGCCGAGCTCGAAGCGGTGCTCGCCGGTGCCGACCCCGCCTCGGGCGAGGTGCTCAACCCCGCCCAGGACCGGGTGCGGGTCGCAGGCTTCGACCTGACCTTCGCGGCACCCAAATCGGTGTCCCTCTGCTTCGCCCTCGGGGAGCCGGCCGCGGCCGATCACGTGCGCCTCGCCCACGAGTCGGCTGTCGCCGCCGCGGTCGGCTACCTCGAGCGCGAGGCGATCACTGCTCGCCGCGGCAGCGGCGACAGCCGCCACAGCGTCGCCGTCGATGGCGTGGTGGGAGCGGCGTTCCTCCATCGCACCAGCCGGGCCCCCGATCCCCATCTCCACACCCACGTGCTGGTGGCGAACGTCGTCGCAGGTAGCGATCATCGGTGGTCGGCGTTCGACGCCCGGGGGCTGTATGCGCACGCCCGGACCGCCGGCATCCTGTACCAGGCCCACCTTCGCCACGAGCTGGGCCGGCGCCTCGGTCTGGAGTGGGGTGCGCTGAGGTCGGGCATGGCCGACGTCAAAGGGATCGATCGCTCGGTGGTGCGGGCCTTCTCGAGGCGTCGCCAGGAGATCGAGGCGCGGCTGGCCGACGAGGGTCTGTCGGGCCCAAGGGCGGCGCGGGTCGCCCAGCTCGCCACCCGGAGCTCCAAGGAGCTGGACGTCAGCTTCGAGGCACTCGTCGGCGGGTGGCGGGCGCGCGCCGAAGACGCCGGCCTCGGTCGACACGAGCTCGCGGCGGCGATGACTGGTACGGGCAGGCCGGAACCGACCGACGGTGGCATCCCGACGGAGGCTTGGATGAGGACCATCATCGGGCCCGACGGCCTGACCGCCTCGGCGTCGACGTTCGCGCGTCGAGACGTGGTGCGGGCGTGCTGCTCGTTGCTTCCGGACGGCGCCGAGGTGGCGAGGGTCGAGGCACTCGCCGATGCCGTGGTCGGTTCCGACCTGGTCCGGCGCGTCCCATCTCGCGCCTCGCGACAGATGGAGGAGCCGCGCTGGACGACCCCCGAGGTGCTGGCGGCCGAGCGCGCGCTGGTCGACTCGGCCCGACGGCGGGGTCACGACGGCGTGGGCGTGGCCGAGCCGGCGGCGCTCGAGTCGGCCCTGTCGCTCCGCCCGCAGCTGCCGTCGGCGCAGTCGGCCGCGGTGCGAGAGCTGCTGTGCTCGAGAGCCGGCGTGGTCGTCGCCACGGGTGCCAGCTGGGCGGGCTCGACCGACGCCCTGGATGCTGCACGCGACGGGTGGCAGGCCTCCGGTCTGCGGGTGGTAGCCAGCGCGCCGAGCGCCGAGCAGGCCGCCGACCTCGAGGCGGTCAGCGGCATCGAGACCACGCCGCTGGCGGACGTGCTGGCCCAGCTGGCGGGGCCGGCTTGCCCGGCTCCTGCTGATGTCCTCGTCGTGCACGACGCCGGCCGACTGGGCGCCGCCACTCTCGGGGCGGTCCTCGACGGCGCCGACCGGGCCGGTGCGAAAGTCATCCTGCTCGGCGAGCTCCGCCAGCTGCGGGCGGTGGAGGCGGGAGCCTTCCGTCGGTTGGGTGAGCACCTCGGGTCGATCGACCTCGATGCGCCGCGAGCGGCGACGACCTCGGAGCGGATCGTCGAGAGTGGCTGGGTCCAGGTCGTCGACCGCGGCACCGACGGCGGCGCCGTCGTCGTGGGCTCGTCGGCCCCGGCCGTTCGCCGACGCGTGGTGGCCGACTGGTGGGCCGATCGGCAGGCTGGGCGCGAGACCGTCATGGTCGCCTCCAGCCGCCGAGAGATCGATACGCTCAATGCGGCGGCGCGAGCGGAGCTGATCGCCGCCAGCCAGCTCGGTGAGTCGATGCCGGTCGGTCGCCGCGAGATGGCAGTGGGTGACCGCGTCCTGATCGGTCGCGGCGGGCGGGGCGCCGGCGTGGTGACTGGCACCCGGGCGACGGTGACCGGCGTGGACGTCGATCGCCGGATGCTCGACCTCCGCACCGATCAGGGACGGACGCTGTCGATGAGCGCGGCCACGGCGACGGCGGTCGAGCTGCGGCACGCCTACGCCACGTCGACCCGGGAGACCAGGAAAGTGCAGCCGGATCGGGCCCTGGTCCTCGGTGCAGGCCGAACGGTACGCGGCGCGGCCGGCGACGACCGGCGCTATGTCGTCGACAGTATCGGTCGCAGCGGTGACCGAGCTGGGCCCGAACGGCCGGCGGCGCCCGAGCTGGTCGGGTCGCTCGGCCAGCTGGGGCGTCGTCTCGACGACGTCGAGCGTCGCCTGGCCCGCGCCGTCGCTCCGGACCCCACGGCCGCGCTGGCGGGCCTCGACCGGGAGCAGGCCAGGACCGCCGACCGGCTGGCCGCCGCCCGGTCCGCCCGATCGGATGCCGCGGCGCGCTTGGAGCGCCTCGGGACCAGGAGAGCATGGACCGGTCGCGGGGCCGCGAGGGAGGAGGCCCAGGATCTTCGCACCGAGCTCTCCTTCCGTGAGGGCGAGGTGCGGCGGTGGGAGGGCCGGGGCGCCCGGTTGGGCGACCGCCGCTGCGAGCTGGAGGCCGACGCCGCCAGCCGGTCGGCAGGACTGCTGTCGCGGCGCTCCGACCTGGCGAGCCGCGAGATCCTCGTTCAGGCGACGAGCCACAGACAACGGGCCCTGGTCAGAGCGGCAGAGGTCTCGCCCCCCGCCTACCTGGTGGCCGAGCTCGGTCCGCGTCCGTCGGCGCCCGGCGAGCGGGCGGCGTGGCGCCAGGCGGCGCTGGCGGTCGAGAGCTACCGGGAGCGGTGGGGAGTGGACGACCGTCACCTGGCAGTGGGTGGCCGCCCCACGTCGCCGTCGCAGCACCTGCAGCGGGACGCGGCCCAGCGCCAGCTCGAGCGCGCCCAGCGTCAGCTGCGTCCGGAGCTGGCGATCGAGCGGTCGCCGGAGCCGGCCTCCCGGGGCGGCCCCATCCTGGAGCAGGCTGGCCTCGGCCGCGCCAGCTGA